In Vigna unguiculata cultivar IT97K-499-35 chromosome 3, ASM411807v1, whole genome shotgun sequence, a single genomic region encodes these proteins:
- the LOC114176880 gene encoding chaperone protein ClpB1-like, translating into MMNTEKFTQKTKAAVSSAHELAMSSGHVQLTTLHLAHVLISDPNDIFYKAISNAGDEPSARSVERVLGQAIKKLPSQSPPPDEVPANANLMKTVERAHALQKSVGDTHLAVDQLIIGLLEDSQMGELLREAGVAAARVKSEVKKLRGKEVRKVESASGGPTFLALETYGCNLVEQAGKLDPVIGRDEEIRRVVRILSRRTKNNPVLIGEPGVGKTAVVEGLAQRIVRQNVPSNLSDVRLVALDMGALVAGTKYRGDFEERLKEVLKEVEKAEGKVILFIDEIHLVLGAGSTDGSMDAANLLKPMLARGQLRCIGATTLGEYRKYVEKDAAFERRFQQVFVAEPSVADAISILRGLKERYEGHHGVRIQDRALLMAVQLSSRYITGRHLPDKAIDLVDEACANVRVQLDSQPEEIDSLESKRMQLEVELHALEKENDKASKARFIEVRKELDDLREKLQPLMMRYRKEKERVDEIRRLKQKREALLFALQEAERRYDLARAADLRYGAIQEVEAAIQRLEENTGENLMLTEAVGPEQIAEVVSRWTGIPVTSLGQNEKQRLIGLGERLHNRVVGQHLAVNSVTEAVLRSRTGLGRPQQPTGSFLFLGPTGVGKTELAKALAEQLFDDEKQLVRIDMSEYMVQQSVSRLIGAPPGYVGHEEGGQLTEAVRRRPYSVVLFDEVEKAHPSVFNTLLQVLDDGRLTDGQGLTVDFRNTVIMMTSNLGAEHLLSGLSGKCPMHIARDLVMEEVRKHFRPELLNRLDEIVVFDTLSREQLVKVARLQMKDVCNRLAARGIALAVTDAALDYIVGESYDPVGVWS; encoded by the exons ATGATGAACACTGAAAAGTTTACTCAGAAGACCAAAGCGGCGGTTTCGTCGGCGCACGAGCTCGCAATGAGTTCCGGCCACGTGCAGCTGACAACCCTCCACCTGGCGCACGTGCTGATTTCCGACCCAAACGACATCTTCTACAAAGCGATATCCAACGCGGGAGACGAACCATCCGCACGCTCCGTGGAGCGCGTGTTGGGCCAGGCGATAAAGAAGCTTCCCTCACAGTCTCCTCCTCCGGACGAAGTGCCCGCGAACGCTAACCTCATGAAGACCGTCGAAAGAGCACATGCATTACAGAAGTCAGTGGGAGACACGCATTTGGCCGTCGATCAGTTAATCATCGGACTCCTCGAAGACTCACAGATGGGAGAGTTGTTGAGGGAGGCGGGCGTGGCGGCGGCGAGGGTGAAGTCCGAGGTGAAGAAGCTTCGCGGGAAGGAAGTGAGGAAGGTGGAGAGCGCCTCCGGGGGTCCAACTTTTCTGGCTTTGGAGACTTATGGGTGTAACCTTGTTGAACAAGCGGGGAAGCTTGACCCTGTTATTGGGCGTGACGAAGAGATTAGAAGGGTGGTGAGGATTTTGTCGCGGAGAACTAAGAATAACCCTGTTCTCATTGGTGAACCGGGGGTGGGTAAAACTGCGGTTGTGGAAGGGTTGGCGCAGAGGATTGTTAGACAAAACGTTCCGAGTAATCTTTCTGATGTGAGGCTTGTTGCGTTGGATATGGGGGCGTTGGTGGCGGGTACGAAGTATAGGGGAGATTTTGAGGAGCGGTTGAAGGAGGTTTTGAAGGAAGTGGAAAAGGCTGAGGGGAAGGTAATATTGTTTATAGATGAAATTCATTTGGTTCTTGGTGCTGGTAGTACTGATGGTTCCATGGATGCTGCTAATTTGTTGAAACCTATGCTTGCTCGTGGCCAGCTTCGGTGTATTGGAGCCACCACGCTTGGGGAGTATAGGAAGTATGTGGAGAAAGATGCGGCTTTTGAGAGAAGGTTTCAGCAGGTTTTTGTGGCGGAACCTAGTGTGGCTGACGCCATTAGTATCCTTCGGGGGTTGAAAGAGAGATATGAAGGCCATCATGGTGTTAGAATCCAGGACCGTGCTCTGCTTATGGCAGTTCAATTGTCTAGTCGGTATATTACTG GGCGTCATCTTCCTGATAAGGCTATTGATCTAGTGGACGAGGCTTGTGCAAATGTGAGGGTTCAACTTGATAGTCAGCCTGAGGAAATTGATAGTCTGGAAAGCAAGAGAATGCAGCTCGAAGTGGAACTTCACGCATTGGAGAAAGAGAATGACAAAGCTAGCAAAGCCCGATTTATtgaa GTGCGGAAAGAACTTGATGACTTAAGGGAGAAGCTTCAGCCTTTGATGATGAGGTAccgaaaagagaaagagagggtTGATGAGATTCGAAGGCTTAAGCAGAAACGAGAAGCGCTTCTGTTTGCCTTACAAGAGGCTGAGAGACGATATGATTTAGCAAGAGCTGCAGACCTGCGATATGGAGCAATTCAAGAGGTGGAAGCTGCAATACAACGTCTTGAAGAGAACACTGGGGAAAACTTGATGTTGACAGAAGCGGTTGGACCAGAGCAAATAGCTGAGGTTGTGAGTCGCTGGACTGGTATACCGGTAACGAGTCTTGGCCAAAACGAAAAACAAAGGTTGATTGGACTTGGTGAGAGATTGCACAACAGAGTTGTTGGACAACACCTAGCAGTTAATTCTGTAACTGAGGCTGTATTGAGATCAAGAACTGGGCTGGGGAGACCTCAACAACCAACGGGTTCATTCCTATTTCTAGGTCCAACTGGTGTTGGCAAGACCGAACTAGCAAAGGCTCTTGCTGAGCAGCTCTTTGATGATGAAAAACAGTTGGTGAGGATTGACATGTCCGAATACATGGTGCAGCAATCAGTGTCAAGATTGATTGGTGCACCGCCAGG GTATGTTGGACACGAGGAAGGTGGACAACTAACTGAAGCTGTAAGGCGAAGACCTTACAGTGTGGTGCTTTTTGATGAAGTGGAAAAGGCTCATCCATCTGTGTTCAATACTCTTCTTCAAGTTTTGGATGATGGGAGGTTAACTGACGGACAAGGCCTTACTGTAGATTTCAGGAACACTGTCATTATGATGACTTCAAACCTTGGAGCAGAGCACCTCCTGAGTGGACTTTCAGGAAAATGTCCCATGCATATTGCTCGGGATCTTGTAATGGAGGAG GTGAGAAAGCATTTTAGGCCAGAATTGTTGAACCGACTTGATGAAATTGTGGTATTTGACACTCTTTCACGCGAGCAATTGGTAAAGGTTGCAAGGTTACAAATGAAGGATGTTTGCAATCGTCTTGCTGCGAGAGGAATTGCATTGGCAGTGACAGATGCAGCACTAGACTATATTGTTGGCGAGAGCTATGATCCGGTAG GTGTATGGAGCTAG